Within the Mucilaginibacter sp. CSA2-8R genome, the region TTATGCCAAAAATGAAGACCAATTCCAGTGCTAAAAAGCGTTTTAAGCTTACTGGAACCGGTAAAATTGCCAGAAAAAACGCATACAAAAGCCACATCTTAACCAAGATGTCAACCAAACGTAAGCGTGCCTTAGGTCAGACCAGTTTAGTATCTGATGCTGATATGGGTAACGTTAAACGTATGCTTTGTATCGGAAAGTAATTCATTAATTTTTAACCAGGTATTAGAGTACATAAGATTCCGGCTTACGGAACACTCACTACCAAACAAGCAAAAAAATGCCACGTTCAGTTAACGCAGTAGCGTCGAGAAGACGCCGGAAAAAAATCATGAACCTTGCAAAAGGTTACTATGGTTCACGCAGCAAGGTTTACACCATTGCAAAAAACACCGTTGAAAAGGGTTTACAGTACGCGTACCGCGACCGTAAAACCAAAAAAAGAGAGTTTCGTGCTTTATGGATTCAGCGTATTAACGCTGGTGCCCGTCAGCATGGTATTTCTTACTCACAATTAATGGGTAAATTAAACGCCAGCGAAATTGGCTTAAATCGCAAAGTATTAGCCGACTTAGCAATGAATCACCCAGAAGCTTTTAAAGCTGTGGTTGATGCCATTAAGTAAGCTGCCTTTTATATAAAAGCATAAATAAAAAGCCCTGGTCATAATGACCAGGGCTTTTTATTTATGCTTTTAATTGCTTATATAATGGCACTTTGAGCATGCGCATGATCTGCTTTGGTGGCTTCTAACGTGTTTTCGGTACCCTCAATGTCCATATACTGTTTAAAGTTGCGGACATCATCGTCTACCATCTTTTTAAATAATGGGTTTAACACATTACCTAAAGCGGTACCTACGCCACCTGCTGGCGGGGTATAGCTAATTACAACATCCACAATAGTGCCTTGGCCACCCTCGGCATCTTTGAAACGTACTTTACCTGCGTTATCAATAGTTGATCCCGGTAATGAACTCCATCCAATAGCGTAACCCGGCTCGTCATTAACAATCTCGGCATCCCAGCTTACTTTTGCTATATCAACAGGTAGTTTTAGTACCCAGTGCGAACGCTTATTATCAATCACCTCTACGCTTTGCAGGTGGCTCATAAACTTAGGCAGGTTATCTAATTGTCGCCAAAAGTCATACACCGCTTGACGGGGCTTATTTATGGTGAATGATGAGCGGATGTTTACGTTAACCGGCTCAGTGCTGTTTTTACCCATTTGAGTGTATAACTCGCAATGGCCGGTAATACCGCGGGTAATCAGGTAGCCACCTGCACCCACTTTTAAAATGCTGCTAAAAGGACTGGAGAAAATATTTTTTAAGCCCGAAAGCGAAATTTTTACGCCAGCAGCTATGGATATGTAACGTTCAGGCCATTCTAAATTGATGGCTCCATCGGTCAATCCCTCTATCAACGGTTTTTTTTCTAATGCAGTAGTTGCCATAATCATGTTTTTATAGGTTTTATTTAAACATGTTAACTCTTGCTAAGTTTTATTGATTTTAAATTAACACAATAAAGGCGTGAAAAGTTAAGTGTAAAGAGCCTTCAGATTATTTCAACTTAAATGATTTTTCCTTAATTCAGCTGCTAAAACAAAGGATAATTTGTATTACGTTTTAGTCACTGTAGAATATAGTGTACAATGTGTCGGCAGTTACAAGAGACTTTTTGACTTTATAATTCCGCCGTTGAAATGGCTAACTGCCGCAAATTAAAATGCGTGGAACAGGATTATCTGCTGGTGGACAGCAAACAAAAAGCCACCTATTAATGGTGGCTTCTAAACATTTTTTTCTTAAATATGATATTAGGCCACGCAATTAGTTTTTAACCAAAAGCTGTGCATAGCACTTAGGCATTTTACTAGGTTGGCATATCCCAATGGTTTAGTCACATAAGCATTTGCTCCAAACTCCAATGATGAGCGAATATCTTTGGGGTTATCAGACGTTGAAAACATAATAATAGGTACATACCGGAGCGCCTGTGTCTCTTTGATTTTTCTTAGTAGGTCTAAGCCTGATAAGCCTGGTAAATTTAAGTCTAACAGAATGAGTTTTGGCTTGGTTTTATCTTCGGCCAGCTTTTCTAAGGTATCCAAAGCTAACGCACCATCGTCAATACTACGTAAAACGGTAGTATCATCTATTTGTCCAATGGCGCGCTCAACAACGTCAACATAGTCGTAGTTATCTTCAACATATAATATATCGGGTATTGCCATTACACATTCCTTTTAAATGCTATATAAAATATTGTGCCAACTCCAAGTTCGCTTTCTACCCAAATGCGGGCATTATGCTTCTCTATAATGCGTTTAACAATGGCAAGACCAACGCCAGTGCCTTCGTAGCCTCGCACGTTATCCATCCGCTTAAATAAGTCAAATATACGGTTATAATAATTCAGGTCTATACCAATGCCATTATCACTAATCGAGTAAATAACCTCTGTAGCGGTTTCCCTACCCTCAACACGTACCTTTGGAGGGTTTGATTTAGCCGAATATTTTATAGCGTTATTCAATAGATTGGTGAAAACCTGTGTCACCATAGTTTGATCGCCATAAAGCAGCGGGGTATCACCAATTTCAAACTGCAGGTTGCCAATATGTAAAGCTACAACGAGATCATTTTTGATCTCTTCAATCATTGTCTTCGTATTGATATCGGTGTATTCTACATCCAACCGGCCAACTCTTGAGTAATTCAATACTTCCTTAATCAAAAAATTAAGCTTATCTGCACCTGCAATTACCTTTTGTAAAATGCGCCTGGCGTCATCATCTAAACTTTTATTAGCTTCTAAAAGTAGCTCAGAGTAGTTTTTAATGGTAGATAAGGGCGTCCGTAAATCGTGCGATATAGTAAAACTAAACGTGTCAAGCTCTTCGTAAGCCTGTTTCAGCTTTTCATTTAACAACCTTATCTCGTTAGCCTGGCGGTTGATAGCAAAAACTACCTCGTCACGTAGCCTAAGCACATTTGATATTTCTTCGCGCGTCCAGCGTTCAGAACTGTTTTGTACCTTTTCCTGCCAAAGGTCGAATGACCGGCGCGGACTTAGGCTCACCAAACCATATTCATCAACCTCTACAGGCTTGTTCGGGTTGCCTGCCCAATTAATGGTTGCTATTTGTTCGGGCTTAAACCAAGCAATCAGTTCGCCCATTTCTTTAGAGAGTGTGCAAGCTAAAATACCGCTGGCCGCACCGCTGAAGGTTTTAGCGGGATGGTAAACATCAGGAAGCTGGTGGGTGTAATAAATACGGTCTTCCATATTTTTTTTCAACCAATTCACCAAGTCCTCCAGCTCAGCTTTTTCAGGCGTTTTGCCAAGCGCAACCATCTTGTCTTCATATACTAAAACGGCTCCGGTGGCATCAGTAACACTTAAAATGTTAGTTTCGTGTTGTGTAATAGCCTCGCCAATATCACCACCCTTTCGCAACAGATCTGACAATTCATTATATGCTGCCTTAAACTGGTCGTTTTTTTGAGTATTAGCTTCATCCTGCTTATACTCTAATGCCGAAGAGATAATCTGGCCAATCAGTTTAGAGGCTTCTCGCGCTTTATAATTAATAAATCGGGGCGAATAGTTATGACAAGCAATTAGTCCCCACAACTCCTCGCGATACATCAGTGAGATGCTAAAGCTGGAGGCCACCCCCATATTTTTTAGGTATTGAATATGGATTGGAGAGACCGCACGCAAGGTAGAGCAGGTTAAATCTAAAGGCGTTTGTTCATCATGTGCTGCCAGTGCTAAAATAGGCGACGACCCCGCATTTACATCAGTAATAATTCTGGTTAAATTCTTTTTGTAAAGTTCGCGAGCTTGTTTTGGAATATCGGTTGCCGGGTAATGCAAGCCTAAAAAAGGTTCCAGATGATCTTCTTTAAACTCGGCGATTACTTCGCCGTGGCCGTCATCTAAAAACTTATAAATCATAATCCGGTCGTAGCCAATTAACTGTTTAACCTGGTGTGCAGCGTTGTCAAGGAGTTGCTTCAGATGCTTACCTGCCAGCATTTCTGATACCGAACGGCCTATCGTTTTATGAATGTCAACTTCAGTTGCAGTACTGTCAGGCTCAAATTCTAATAAAAAATAGGGTCCAGTTTGCGAAAGGATCAGGTTATAATCAGTACCGTTAATAACAACTTTGTAAGGGTTAATCGTTTCAAAACTCTTGGTATGGCGCCCTAATAAAAGTAACTGACTTATAAAACCGGTTTCCTCTTCCTGCAATAGCAGCGTTTCGAGGGCTGATACCTTTTTGCCTAATAAATCTGTAGCTTGTGCAGATAAAAATGCCGAAACATTTTCGCTGGCATAACTAATGACAAATTGGTTATCTACTGCTATCAAAAAGCCATGTGCCTGTACTTTACCCGGAATGTGTATCGGCTCTCTGTCACAGTTCGTTAAATCTACCTGGTAATCTGTCATATCTTAAATTTCACAGTATTGTAAAGCATCTTATTTAAATAAGCGCCAACTCTTGTTAATTTGCAATGGTTGCTGCTAATTAATAAACAGGAGCTTCCATTGTAAAAGTAGTAAATACATTTGCTTTTTGTGATTTGTTTTGAGTTTGACTTGCTGCTTTATATAAGATTAGCTGCGGTATGCGTTAATTTAATAATTAATCAGTAATAAATTTTGCTATTAATATTTAAATAGTGAGATTAGTTTTTCTTCTCACTTATGCAGTCGCAAAATGAAGATACCGGTGATTTAGCCGGAGGCTCAAGCCAATTTAACGGGCAGCTTTTTCATTTACTGATGGAGGCGCCCGGACCCATAGCTTTGCTGCGTGGCCGTGATGGCTTATGTGACGTGCACAACCCACAGTTTCAAAAATTATGGGGAGGGCCAAACCAGTTACATCAGCCCATGCGTATAGCTTGGCCTCATCAGGAAGCAAACGGCGTTTTCGAAATGGTTGAAGGTGTGTTTGATACCGGCCGGCCTTTTCACCAACATAATTACGCCTCTATAGCCGACTGGAATGATGATGGTAAAGCCGAACAACGCTATTTTGACTTGGTGTACTCTCCTTACCGAAATGAATCAGGTGTAATTGTCGGGGTAATTATTATGGGGCTTGATGTAACAGCCAAAACTAATGCACACCAACAGTTGGCCGAGCGGCAATTGCTATTTAAAGATAT harbors:
- a CDS encoding response regulator, with translation MAIPDILYVEDNYDYVDVVERAIGQIDDTTVLRSIDDGALALDTLEKLAEDKTKPKLILLDLNLPGLSGLDLLRKIKETQALRYVPIIMFSTSDNPKDIRSSLEFGANAYVTKPLGYANLVKCLSAMHSFWLKTNCVA
- a CDS encoding ATP-binding protein — protein: MTDYQVDLTNCDREPIHIPGKVQAHGFLIAVDNQFVISYASENVSAFLSAQATDLLGKKVSALETLLLQEEETGFISQLLLLGRHTKSFETINPYKVVINGTDYNLILSQTGPYFLLEFEPDSTATEVDIHKTIGRSVSEMLAGKHLKQLLDNAAHQVKQLIGYDRIMIYKFLDDGHGEVIAEFKEDHLEPFLGLHYPATDIPKQARELYKKNLTRIITDVNAGSSPILALAAHDEQTPLDLTCSTLRAVSPIHIQYLKNMGVASSFSISLMYREELWGLIACHNYSPRFINYKAREASKLIGQIISSALEYKQDEANTQKNDQFKAAYNELSDLLRKGGDIGEAITQHETNILSVTDATGAVLVYEDKMVALGKTPEKAELEDLVNWLKKNMEDRIYYTHQLPDVYHPAKTFSGAASGILACTLSKEMGELIAWFKPEQIATINWAGNPNKPVEVDEYGLVSLSPRRSFDLWQEKVQNSSERWTREEISNVLRLRDEVVFAINRQANEIRLLNEKLKQAYEELDTFSFTISHDLRTPLSTIKNYSELLLEANKSLDDDARRILQKVIAGADKLNFLIKEVLNYSRVGRLDVEYTDINTKTMIEEIKNDLVVALHIGNLQFEIGDTPLLYGDQTMVTQVFTNLLNNAIKYSAKSNPPKVRVEGRETATEVIYSISDNGIGIDLNYYNRIFDLFKRMDNVRGYEGTGVGLAIVKRIIEKHNARIWVESELGVGTIFYIAFKRNV
- the rplT gene encoding 50S ribosomal protein L20; its protein translation is MPRSVNAVASRRRRKKIMNLAKGYYGSRSKVYTIAKNTVEKGLQYAYRDRKTKKREFRALWIQRINAGARQHGISYSQLMGKLNASEIGLNRKVLADLAMNHPEAFKAVVDAIK
- a CDS encoding SRPBCC family protein, yielding MATTALEKKPLIEGLTDGAINLEWPERYISIAAGVKISLSGLKNIFSSPFSSILKVGAGGYLITRGITGHCELYTQMGKNSTEPVNVNIRSSFTINKPRQAVYDFWRQLDNLPKFMSHLQSVEVIDNKRSHWVLKLPVDIAKVSWDAEIVNDEPGYAIGWSSLPGSTIDNAGKVRFKDAEGGQGTIVDVVISYTPPAGGVGTALGNVLNPLFKKMVDDDVRNFKQYMDIEGTENTLEATKADHAHAQSAII
- the rpmI gene encoding 50S ribosomal protein L35, with the protein product MPKMKTNSSAKKRFKLTGTGKIARKNAYKSHILTKMSTKRKRALGQTSLVSDADMGNVKRMLCIGK